One Kushneria konosiri genomic window, GTAGATGACGACGGCTCGTGATGCGGTCTGTAATGTCATGACGGAGAATTTCTTTGCCGATGAGATCGACGCCCGGGATCCGGTCCGGACGGATGAAGGGCGGCAGTTTAACGCCAAATCCGCGATATGTCAGCATTCAATTTTATACCGTTATCTTTTCCAAATCAGCAACTTGGTCGCAACAATCGTTTTTAATGTTGATTAAAAGTGAGCATGGAGATTCAGGAAAACCGTCAAAAGGAACAGGGTCGCTCAGCGACCCTGTTCCTGCGGTCCGAACGGCTACAGGTCGTGGCCCAGAACGACGGAACGAATAGCCGAGAAGCTGTGAGCTTCAGGAGGATGATCGAGATTAACGCCGAGAGCGTTACTGACCTCACGTGCAGAAATGACGCCGCGAATGCGAAGCCCGCCCTGCTCGTCATGATCGGTCACCAGCACATGGCGGTCACCTGACGTTTTAAGCGTCTGCACCAGATCTCCCAGTGTGGCACGTTCGATGCGCTCGTAATCGATGGAGTGCATGTCTTCACGGGCCAGCTTGATCATGTCGACCGTGACATCAGCACGATCAATGCCGCGTTCCTGCATGGCTCGTGTGACCGCGCTGCCGCCAAACAGGATACGAGCGCTCACGACGCCGGTAAATTCGCCCTTGTCATTGATGACCAGCAGCATATGAATGCTGTTTTGCTTCATCGTTTGCAGGGCATCATCGACGCTGCTTTCCGAGGAGACGGTAAAGGCACGGACCTTCTGGAAATCCGTCAAAAGCGCCAGTGCCGAACTGTCCATGTCCAGTGAAGCAGATGGCGTGTGGTGTCCCGGGCGACAGATGCTGGTGACGCTGTCCATTTCCTTGAGGGGCAGAGGACTGTAGGGCGTAGGGGTAGTATTCATGAGCGTCTCCTTTACATGCCTTTTCAGGCATTTTACTCAAACATGAAAGGCTGAAACCGGGTATCGTCCAATTACAGATGGGCCTTTAAATCGCCCCGAACCATATCGACAAAGGTGATGAAGCGCGTATCGCGATCGTCATCGCTGCGATCCACTCGACAGCCCAGCTGCATCGTGTTTTTGACCAGCAGTTCATCAAAAATTTCCAGCGTCACCGCCGTTCCCGGCATCGAACCGGGTGTGATAACTCCGTGCTCGAGCGTAAAGGTTTCAAGCAGGGTAGCCCTGACTCTTGTGGTACCGCCTTCTGCAATCACTCGCCGCACGAACAGCCAACCCTCGCAGGCCAGTTCCTCGCCGTTATCCTGACGACGGCTGAACAACGTGCGATAGCAGGCACCTTCTGAGGCGGCACGCTCTGCCATGCTTTTATAAGAGGCCGCCATGCGCGTTGCCATGGCGCCGGACTTTGCAAGCTTTTGCACGGCACCGAGGTGTTCCTGATCCAGTTTTTCCTGTCTGGAAAAACGCTGCCAGTGCCGGTATTGCTCTAAGATTGAAGTCACATCCATCCCTGTTGTCGCTGCCAATGATAGTGTCGAGAGCTATCTTGCCGATACACAACGCTTCTCGCCAGTCCAGCCAGTAAAATATGGCCTGTCACGTTGTTGAAATCGAGCAACCATCCATTGGAAACCAATGGCTTCGTCAGGTTTCAACATCGCTGTCTGTCGGTATCAGGCAGATCTGCCCGCCATCCGTTACAATCATCACATCCGAAGGCTCGACACGAATGAGAAGCGAATCAAAATGATGAACAAGACATGGATGAGCGTCGCTGCCCTGACCCTGATGACGGGGTGTGTTTCCGGCCAATACATTCTGGACGAACAGGTCTCTCAGAATCGGGAAATTCATCCTGTACAGGGCGAGGACGGCAATTACCTTGGGTCGTTCGCGCTGCGCAAGCCCTATACGGAAGTCACACCGATGCAGCTCGAGCAATGCCTGAGTTCGAATATGGAGCAGCGTCAGGTCAAACTGGCAGCAAGCCATCTGCGTGATCCGATAGGCCAGAGTGAGAAAGTAGCCTTCAATGGCATGTCGGGTGATGACCATCACGTGGTGTCGGGTTTAACGGGCGTTACTCATCATGACGGGCGTGATCTCGCGTATCGCCTTGAATTACAGCGTCTGCCGGAAGCCAACTATTATTATTTTGACCGTCTCGGTGAAGCCGTCGCTGGCAGCAGCGATCAATTTACCCCGATCGGTGCCTGGGCGAGCGCTTCACCCATCGAGGCAACTCAAGGGTATGAAGCCGTGGCTAATCATATTCAGTCCTGCCTTGAAAAGGCCGCCACCAACACGCCAGGTGAAAACCCGACCGGTTGGCAGCCCAAATCCTGATCACCACGCCAAAATCAGTCCTTCATGAAAAAGGGCCTCTTGTTAAAGGGGCCCTTTTTTGTTGTGACCAAAGATAGTATCAGGCTAGAACGCGACGATCTGCTCCAGAAATCGAGGGCCCAGCGCCGGTTCCATCAAAAGAGCAAAGACGACGCCGTAGGCGGCGCCCCACAGATGCGCGCTGTGATTGACGTTGTCACCGCCGCGGCGACCGGCATAGATCGACCAGGCGGTATAGACGATGGCAAAGACAATGGCCGGTACCGGAATGATCAGCACATAAAGCGTGGTCCACGGTGCGGCCAGAATGAAGGCAAACAGCACAGCCGAGACGGCGCCCGAGGCACCCAGACTTCGATAGTTCCGGTCAGTACGATGCGCCAGATAACTGGGCACAATGGCCGCGATAATCCCTCCCAGGTAAAACCCGATGAATCCGGCCGCGCCAATGTAGGAAACAAAAAAGCGCTCGATGGCCCGTCCAAAGAAAAAAAGCGTAAACATGTTGAAAAACAGGTGCGCCCCGTTGGCATGTACGAAGCCATGCGTCACGAAACGATAAACCTGACCCTGGGCGACGGCCGGCGGCCAGAACAAAAGTTTTTCGATCAATCGTTGATTGGTAAAGCAGGGGATGGAAACCGCGCAGGTCACCAAAATGAGAAGTAGCGTCAGTGTCATGCGTTTCTCGTGTCGATAGGGCGATTCGCTCGATCATAGCGCAGTGCGCATTGCCATGCCTGTTTCAACACCAGGTGCTTTTGTGGTCACTCCATGTGGCTCTCGTTTATGCTGAATGCCGGTATCACGACAAGATCAATAACATCACGATCCGGAGGTGCGCATGAGTGAATATCACCATGACGTCGGCCATAAACGCTATCGCTTTGAAAGTCTCAAAACCCTGATGGCCTGCGCAACACCCGAACGCTCCGGAGATCAGCTGGCGGGTATTGCCGCCGCTGACAGCGAAACACGGGCCGCAGCGCAGCTGGCGCTGGCAGCGGTGCCACTTTCGCGCTTTCTCGAAGAGATGCTGGTGCCCTACGAAGACGATGAGGTCACGCGCCTGATCGTTGACGGCCATGATCGGGAAGCCTTTGAGCCGATTGCTCACATGAGTGTGGGCGAATTTCGCAATTATCTGCTCTCGCATGAGGTCGACAGCGACGTGCTGGCGGCTCTGTCGCCGGGCCTGACGCCTGAAATGGTGGCGGCCGTGGCCAAGATAATGCGGCTGCAGGATCTGGTGCTGGTCGCGAGAAAATGTCGCGTGGTAACGGCCTTTCGCAATACGATCGGGCTGGAGGGACGGCTGTCGACCCGGCTACAGCCCAATCACCCCACCGATCATCCAACCGGTATTGCCGCCAGCATTCTGGATGGGCTGCTCTACGGCAACGGCGACGCGGTCATCGGCATCAACCCGGCCACCGATAATACCGGTGCGGTGGTCACGCTTTTGAAGATGCTCGATGACATCATTAGCCACTATGAGATTCCCGCCCAGAGCTGTGTATTGACCCACGTGACCACCGCAATCGAAGCCATAAAGCGGGGCGCGCCCACCGATCTGGTCTTTCAGTCCATTGCCGGCACTCAGGCCGCCAATCAGGGGTTTGGCATTGACCTGGCGCTTCTCAGGGAAGGTCAGGAGGCGGCGCTGTCGCTCAAGCGTGGCACGGTGGGTAACAATGTCATGTATTTTGAAACGGGGCAGGGCAGCGCGCTGTCGGCCAATGCCCATCACGGTGTGGATCAGCAAACGCTCGAGGCGCGTGCCTACGCGGTAGCGCGAGCGTTCGATCCGCTACTGGTCAATACGGTCGTCGGTTTCATAGGGCCGGAGTATCTGTTCAATGGGAAGCAGATCACCCGTGCAGGTCTTGAGGACCATTTCTGCGGCAAACTTCTGGGCGTGCCGATGGGATGTGATGTCTGTTATACCAATCACGCCGAAGCCGATCAGGATGACATGGACGCGCTGCTGACCCTGCTGGGCGCTGCCGGCTGTAACTACGTGATGGGCATTCCAGGCTCCGATGACATCATGCTCAATTATCAGACCACCTCCTTTCACGATGCCCTTTATGTCCGCGAGGTACTGGGTCTACGGGCCGCGCCCGAGTTCGAAGCCTGGCTTGAGCGCATGGCGATCACCGACCGTCGTGGCAGAATCATCGTGGAACAGAACCTGCCGGCCCCCTTCGCCCACGCCCTGACCCGGGCCCACTGACGGAGTGCATCCATGATAGAGCCATCAGATACGTCGATCACATCAGAGACGGGGTCCACGGTCACGCCCAACCCGTGGCGGCAGCTGAGTGAACATACCGATGCCCGGATCGGACTGGGACGCGCTGGTAGCAGCCTGCCAACCGCGCCGCACCTGGCCTTTCAGCTGGCACATGCTCAGGCCCGCGATGCCGTGCATCTTCCGCTGGATACCGAAGAGATGATGAGTACGCTTGAGTCGCGCTTTGAAAGCGTGGTGCGCCTTCACAGCCGCGCCAGTGACCGTGGCGAGTATCTTCGTCGCCCGGATCTGGGTCGTCAGCTCAATGACGACAGTCTCGAGCAGCTCTCGGCCATGAAGATCAAGCAGTGCGATCTATCCATTACGGTAGTGGATGGCCTGTCGGCCCGCGCCATTCATGAACACGCCGCCACGCTGCTGGATCACCTGATCCCGGCATTCGAATCGCGGGGTTGGTCGGTGGGGCCGGTGGCGCTGATCGAACAGGGGCGTGTAGCGATTGGTGATCCGGTGGGAGAAGCTATCGGCGCGCGCATGGGGCTGGTGCTGATCGGCGAACGCCCGGGGCTCAGCTCACCGGACAGTCTGGGTGTCTATTTTACGTGGAACCCCAAAAACGGGCGTCGCGACAGCGAGCGCAACTGCATCTCCAACATTCGACCGCGAGGCCAGTCGTTTGACGCCGCGGCGAAACTGATTCTGTATCTACTCGATGAGGCCAGCCGCCGTGAGCTCTCGGGTGTCGAGCTCAAGGACGACTCGGTCGTGGATTCCGAACTGGGCGATGGCCATCAGGGCAATTTTCTGCTGCCTCGGAATCAAACGTCCTGAACCGGCGTGGCTGCATCAGCCGGGATGAAGATGTCCTCCGGCATCGGCCAGCGTGACCAGTCAATCGCCGCCTCGACGTGATCGGCCAGTCGGTCGATCTCGGCCAGACGGTGGGCGTCATAATCGAAGGCGGCGGGCGCTGCCAGTCCTGCCCACTCAAGCAGGGCCTGTAGCGCGGCCGGGTGATCGAACACCCCGTGCAGATAGGTGCCGAGAATTTGGCCATCCTCGGAAATGGCGCCATCCAGCCGGCCGTCATCGAGGGCAAAGACGCCTCGGGAAAGCCCGTCACCCAGACTCTCGCCCACATGAATCTCATAACCTGTCACCGGGGCGGGCGTTTCTCCCAGCAGACAGTGGCCGGTCACGCGATGCAGCTGTTTATTGGCTTTGAGCGTGGTGGAAAGCTTGAGCCAGTTCAGGCCTTCACTCTCTCCGGCCGGGCCTTCCACGCCCTCCGGGTCCTCGATACATGTGCCCAGCATCTGATAGCCACCGCAGATCCCGATGACTCGACCGCCGTAACGCAGGTGCCGGGCCAGCGCGTCTGACCAGCCGCGCTCGCGCAGCCACGCCAGATCAGCGCGCACATGCTTGCTGCCGGGCATGATGATCAGATCCGCTGCGCCAAGCTCCGACGGATCTCGCACAAAACGTACGCTGACCTGCGGGTGCAGGCGCAGGGCATCAAAGTCGGTGTGGTTGCTGATGCGCGGCAGCAAAATGACGGCCACATGGAGTCCGTCTGCCGCGCCTGTACTGTCACCGCCACGGGACAGGCCGTCCTCGGCTTCAAGATGAAGGTCCTCAAGCCAGGGCACCACGGCCAGGACCGGCTTGCCGGTGCGCGCCTCGAGCCACTCAAGCCCTGGCTTGAGCAGATTGATGTCGCCGCGAAAGCGATTGATGACCAGGCCGACGACCCGCTCTCGCTCCGAGGCGCTGATGATATCGAGTGTGCCCGCCAGATGGGCAAACACGCCCCCGCGGTCGATATCGGCAATCAGAATGACCGGGCAGTCGACGGCTTCGGCAAAGCCCATGTTGGCCAGATCATGCTCACGCAGATTGATTTCGGCGGCGCTGCCGGCGCCCTCGACCACAACGCGATCATAGCCCTGGCAGAGCCGGTCGTGGGCGGCCACAACCTGTTTCAGCAGTTGAGGCTTGTAGGCGTAGTATTCGGCGGCCTTCATGTGGCCGATGGCGTGGCCCGCCACGATGACCTGAGAGCCCTGGTCGCAGGTCGGCTTTAACAGCACCGGATTGAAATCCACATGAGCGTCCACTTCGGCGGCCATGGCCTGAACGGCCTGAGCCCGGCCGATCTCACCACCATCAACGGTGACGGCACTATTGAGCGCCATGTTCTGTGGCTTGAAGGGCGCGACCCTGAGGCCGCGACGTTTCAGTATTCGGCAAAGGGCAGTGACCAGCGCACTCTTGCCGGCATCCGAGGTAGTGCCCTGAACCATCAGGGTGCGAGACGACCGAAAGCGATTTGCACGGCTCATGAGGCGCGCTCCTCCTGCTCGTCAATGGCCAGCAGTAGATCCCGCAGGCGGGTCTGATAGTCTGCCGGGGACTGCCACAGCCCACGAGCGATGGCATCCATCAATGTCTTTCCCATGTCCTTGAGGGCCTGCGGATTATGATCGTTCAAAAAGCGCTGGTTGTCGGCATCGAGTACCAGCGCATCGGTGATCTGTTCGTACTGGTAGTCGCTGACCAGCGCCGTCGTGGCATCCCAGGCAAAGAGATAATCGACGCTGGCGGCCATTTCAAAGGCGCCCTTGTAACCGTGGCGCTGCATGGCGCTGATCCATTTCGGATTGGTCACGCGAGAACGCATGACCCGGTTGAGCTCTTCTTTCAGAGTGCGCATCCGCGGGCTGGCGGGGTTGGCGTGATCCCCGAAGTAGAGCGCTGGTTGGGCGCCCTGCTGGCGGGCCGCGGCGGTCATGCCACCCTGGAACTGGCTGTAGTCGCCGGAATCAAGCAGGTCGTGCTCGCGGTTGTCCTGGTTCTGGACGATGCCTTCAAGCGTTGATAGCCGTTTTTCAAAAGCCGCCATGGCAGGCTCGCCCTCAACGCCCTTGCCATAGGCGTAACCGCCCCAGTTGACGTAGGCGCGGGCCAGATCCGCTTCCTCCTGCCAGTGACCGTTGTCCAGCAGCTTTTGAACGCCGGCACCGAACGTGCCGGGGCGGGCGCCGAAAATGCGAAAACCGGCCTGGCGGCGTGCGGTATCTTCATCAACGCCCTGAGCCAGCAAGGCCCTGCGCTGCTCGGCAACATTGGCCGCAATCGTATTGCCATTGCCAGGCTCGTTGAGATCCACGAGTTTTTGAACGGCACTGTCGTAAAGCGCCATCAGCCCGGGGAAAGCGTCACGAAAGAAGCCTGATACCCGCAGGGTCACATCCACCCGCGGTCGGCCCAGCAAAAATCCGGGGATGATTTCAAAATCGATCACGCGCTGTGATCCCGAGGCCCAGATCGGGCGCACGCCCATCAGGGCAAAGGCCTGGGCGATATCATCGCCGCCCGTGCGCATGGTGGCGGTGCCCCAGACCGAAAGCCCAAGACTTGTCGGATAGTCACCGTGCTCCTGAAGATGGCGCATGACCAGTGCGTCGGCCGATTTCTGTCCCAGCGTCCAGGCGGTTTTTGTGGGCATGGCGCGGCTGTCGACGCTATAGAAGTTGCGCCCGGTCGGCAGCGTGTCAAGTCGGCCACGGCTGGGGGCGCCGCTCGCCCCGGGAGGCACGAATTTACCGGCAAGACCGTCCATGAGCGCAGAGAGTTCGTTGTCCACGCTCTGGTGCAGCAACGGCAGCAGCGTATCGTTCATGAAATCGATCACGGCGCGTGTTTGCGGCCAGTCGTGATGATCAGGCGGTGCAGCATCATGAGACAGAACATGCTGCTCGATCAGCTGTGCGCCGAGCAGTTCAAGGCGCTCGCGGGTATGAGTTGAACTGCGCCATCCGGTGGCTTCAAGTGCCTGGAGCCGATCAGGCCGCGGCCCCTGCCAGGGCCACGCATCGAGGGCGAGCGGGTCGAAATCGTCATGCACTTCGAAAAGCCCCAGATCCATGGCCATGGCGTTTAAAAGGCTCTGTTCGTGGGGCTGGCTGCCGCGCGACAGTCGTACCAGCGCCATCAGCGTGTCGCGCAGCGAGGCATGCTCCAGCAGTTCGCCCAGCACGTGCAGCCCGTCGCGAATCTGCGCCTCCTTGATGTCACAGAGGTAGTTGTCCAAGGCGTCCAGCAGGGTCTGATCGTTTTTTAACGCCTCATCAATGCTCGGACGCTCGCCGACACTCGCCGAAGGCGACAGGCTCAGTTCTTCAAGCACATGAGTGTTGCGCACCCGCTCGATGATGGCCTCGCGCAGAAACTGCTCGCGGCGTTGATCAAGGCCGAGGGCCTGATAATACTCATCGGTCAGTCGCTCGAGTTCGGCCAGGTCATCGTGGATACCGGCACGCGTCATGGGCGGCATCAGGTGATCAATGATGACCGCCTGCGCGCGTCTTTTGGCCTGGGCGCCTTCACCGGGGTCGTTAACGATAAACGGATAGAGATGCGGCATGGGGCCGAGCACGATATCCGGCCAGCAGGTCTCGGAGAGTGCCGTGCCCTTGCCGGGCAGCCATTCCAGATTGCCATGCTTGCCGACATGAACAAACGCATCGACGCCATAGACATGTCGCAACCAGAAATAAAACGCCAGATAGCCATGGGTAGGGGGCAGATCCGGGTCGTGATAGGCCGCGTTCTGGTCGATATCAAAACCGCGCGCCGGCTGGACGCCGACAAAGGTTTCGCCCAGTCGCATGCCGGCGATCATCAAACGGCCCTGACGATGAAGCGGGTCGTTTTCCGGGGCGCCCCAGCGCTCAAGCACGGCCTGTTGACAGACGGCGGGCAGCTGCGCGAAGTGCTGCTCATAGGTTTCAAGCGCCAGACTCTGCGCTGCCGGCCGGGTCTTGATGCCGGTCGCGTCATTGGTTACGGTCTGCGTCAGCCATTCGATCAGTGCCGTCGGGTCATGGGGCAGGGCCTGTGTCACCGGGTAGCCCGCTTCTCGCAGGTGATGGAGAATGTTGAGCGTCGAGGCCGGCGTATCCAGCCCCACACCATTGCCGATACGGGCATCGCTTGAGGGATAGTTGGCCAGCACCAGCGCCACGCGCTTGTCCCGATTGTTTTTTTCGGCAAGGCGCACCCAGCGTCGCGCCAGCTCGGTGATAAAGCGGGCGCGTTCCTCATGGAGCTCGTGAATCACGATATCGTGCTGGCAGCGCGTGGAGTGATAGTGCGCTGACTTGAAGGCAATCGGTCGGGTGATGATGCGACCGTCCAGCTCCGGCAGCGCCACCTGCATGGCGATGTCGCGTGGCCGTAGCCCCATGGATTGGGATTGCCAGTCTTCCAGCGTGGTGCCCACCATGATCAGCTGCAAAATCGGAATGTGACGCGTCCAGGGATGCTGATAGCCGGCATGTGAAGCATCGGCACTGCCGGCCAGGGCAAAGCCGGTGGTGTTGAGCATGATCGAGGCATCACTCTGCTCGATCAGCTCATCAAGGGTATCCAGACACCAGCGCTCCTTGAGCGAGGCCACAGCGACCGGCAAAACGTTGAAACCGCCGGCCTCGAGAATTCTGATCAGGCCGTCAAAGATGCCGGTATTGCCCTGTTGAAGATGGCTTCGATAAAACACCAGCGCCGCTACCGGACGTTCCGAATGCCAGCGCGCCTGCCACTGCGCCAGAGTGACATGACCGGGCAGGGCGGTATGATCATCGATCGGGGCATGCAGCACGACTCGCGGCAGTGGTTGAGGCTCTCGCCACGCTCGCGGACGATCCAGAAAGTGATCTTCGAGGTAGTCGAGCAGGGCGCGGACATTATCCGGGCCCCCTTCACGCAGATAGCGCCATACCCGGTGTGCGTCCTGGTAGCTGACCGTTCCCGCACCGAGCAGACTTTCATCCTCGACGTCTTCACCGGGCACCACGATCAGAGTATGCCCATCGCGCTGCGCCCACTCCTTCAACTGCTCAAGACCATAACGCCAGTAAGAGGCACCGCCCAGCAGGGAGAGCACCACCACGCGGGCACCGTTGGGGGCATCGGTACCGCCCTGATCCAGCACCCGGTCGCGATAGAGATCAAATGCGGCCGGTTTTAACAGGTTCATCCAGTTGGCCAGCCGAATGCTGGTCTCGCGTTCGACGTCATCGGCCTCAATGACCGTGGCCATCAACGCCAGCACGCTGTCGGCGGCGGACAGGATCACCAGCTCGGCCGGTGACTGACCAAGATCGACAATGCCGTTGTCATCGCTGAACCCGCCGGGCTGGGCGGCGAAAAGGTGCATGCCTCACACTCCGCTATAGGACTGTCGTGTTGCAGGAGATTCAAATGGCCGTCAGTGGGAGATCAACTGATCTGCTCACGACGCTCGGCGCCGGCCAGCACGCTCTGCAGTCGCTCGCGATCCAGGCCCTTGCCGATGACCACCAGACGAGTCTGGCGTGTTTCGTCGCCACGCCACGGCCGATCGAAATGGTGGGTCAGGCGGTTGCCTACAGCGTGCAGTACCTGACGCATGGGTTTGCCGACATCGACAAATCCCTTGACCCGATAAATGGTCTGCTCGGCGAGTTCCTGCTCCAGTGCTCTGACCAGCTCATTGCTGTCCACGCTACCCAGTGTGACCACGCAGGAGTCGAAGTCATCGTGGGCATGATGGTGTTCGCGTCCGTGAGCGTGATGGTCATCATGGTGGGTATGGATGTCGTCTGCACGACCTTCCGAGGCCAGCTGCATGCCCATCACGGCGGCTACATCGACCTCACCATGCGTGGCCCAGAGCGTCTTGACGCGCTCGGGCAGCTCGCCGCGCAGCTGCTGTTCGAGCACACGCCGGGCCTCGTCATCCAGCGCGTCGCCCTTGCTGATGATGACCAGATCTGCCGAGGCAAGCTGATCATCGAGCAGCTCCTGCAGGCTCGGGTCGTGATCCAGGCTTTCGTCGGCCTGACGCTGCGCTTCGATGCGGTCGTGGTCATGCGCCACGCGCCCGGCGGCCAGTGCCGGGCCGTCGACAACAGTGATGACGCTGTCCACGGTGCAGAACTGCTTGATGTCGGGCCAGTTGAACGCCTGTACCAGTGGCTTCGGCAGGGCCAGACCCGAGGTCTCGATCAGGATGTGATCGATCTGGTCGCGTCGCTCGACCAGCTTTTGCATGACCGGCAGAAATTCTTCTTCCACGGTGCAGCAGATGCAGCCGTTGGCGAGTTCAAAGACGCCCTGTTCGCGCTCGATGGCCTCGTTCTCCTCGCAGGCCTCGAGCTGACAGCTGCGTACCAGTTCGGCATCGACATCCAGCTCGCCGAATTCATTGACGATCACGGCGATGCGTTTGCCGCCGGCGTTGCGCAAGAGATGCGACAGCAGGGTAGTCTTGCCGCTACCCAGAAAACCGGTGACGACGGTAGCGGGGATCTTGTGCAGTTCGGGACGCGAGGTCTCGATGGATGTCATGAGAATCTCCTGAAAAGGGGTTATCGGGAAATGTTCGTGGTGGCGTTCGGTACGGCCAGCGCACAGGTGGCGCGGTCGCACTGCTGGCGGGCTACGAGCAGTCTGGCCGGCGCGTCGCAATGCGCTCTGATGGCGGCCAGTGCTGCGGCCTCGGCCACACCGGGCACACCATGAAGACGCCTTGTGGTATCGCTGGTCTGACTCATGGCCGGCTCGCTTTCCCTTAGTGCCTCTGCCGGGAGAGGCATCAACGGGCAGCCCCAGGCCCTGGCCAGCGAGGTCATCGCAACTTCATGCTGACGACCCACCAGGGTGGCCACCAGGGTGATCTGATCCGGATGCAGTCCAGTGCGTGTCAGCATGTCTGTCACCAGTTGCATGAGGACCTCTGGCGGACAGTCACGCCGACAGCCCACCCCCAGAGCGATCGGGATGTTGCTGGTGTCATGGCCGCAAGGGTCACTCGACATGCGAACATGACTTGGCATGTGCCGATGCGCCGGGCACGGGACGGCCATCCATTGTTCCACCCAACAGAGCCGCGACAGCCTCGGGATTGGAAGGGAAAAACAGGTGCAGATAGCTGGCATTTAGCCGGCCGCGGCGAAAGATGGCCTCGCCCGGCGCCGGATGACTGGCACGACGGCCGTGTGCCATCGGTGTCAGGGTGTCGTGGCTTCGAGAGTGATGATGAGCGTGGCCGCGAATTTCACCTTCCGGCAGAGGGGCGCTCTGCATGCCCTGACAGCCTCGCTTGGTACGCATCTCCCCGTGACCGGGCAGCACACCGGCCATGGGATGGCAGATGCCGTGCTGGTCGGTCAGGGTCTGCTGTAGATAGAGCATACCGCCGCACTCGGCAAGTATGGGCAGGCCCTGCTCATCAAACTGTTGAATGGCCTGACACATGCCGTGATTGGCCCCCAGTACTGCGGCGTACAGCTCCGGATAGCCACCCGGCAGCCATAATGCATCAAGACTTTCAGGCAGCGAGGTATCGGCAAGCGGTGAAAACCAGCAGAGTTCGGCCCCCATGGCTTCCAGCAGGCGGACATTGGCGGCATAGATAAAGCTGAAGGCGGCATCACGCGCAATGCCGATGCGCTTGCCGGCCAGAGCAGTCGGGGGCGTATCGATATTTTGCGGCTCAAAGGCCACCGTGGGTGGCAGTTCGGTCAGGGCCTGGCCTTCCAGCAGATTGGCGGCGGCCTCGAGTCGCGCTTCAAGCGACAGGTTGTCCGGGTCATCCTGTTCGCCAGGCTGAACCAGTCCCAGATGGCGTGAGGGCAGGGCGAGGTGCTCCTCTCTGGGCAGGGCTGCCAGCAGCCGAACATCATCAGGCAGGCTGTCTTCGATCAGCTGGCGGTGACGCTCACTGCCGAGTGCGTTGGCCACAAGGCCATGAAACTGCATTTCCGGGCGGTAGCGGGCGAGCCCCAGGCCGATGGCAGCCACGGTCTGGGCCATGCCGCGGGCATTGATGACACAGGCCACCGGAATATCGAAGGCGATCGCCAGATCGGCGCTGGAAGGCGTCCCGTCGTGGAGGCCCATGGCGCCTTCCACCAGAATCAGATCCGAGACCTGAGCGGCGCGATAGAGCTGTTCGCGACAGAAGGCTTCCCCGGCCATCCAGAGATCCAGTGGCTCGACCGGCTGATCGGAGGCCAGTGCCAGAATCTGCGGGTCCAGATAGTCCGGGCCGGTCTTGAACACCGTGACGCGTCGACCCTGACGACGATGATGTCGAGCCAGTGCGGCGGTGACGGTGGTCTTGCCCTGACCGGAAGCCATGGCCGAGAGGAAAAGCGCTGGACAGTACGCGGTCGTTGACATCAGTA contains:
- a CDS encoding cobyrinate a,c-diamide synthase: MSTTAYCPALFLSAMASGQGKTTVTAALARHHRRQGRRVTVFKTGPDYLDPQILALASDQPVEPLDLWMAGEAFCREQLYRAAQVSDLILVEGAMGLHDGTPSSADLAIAFDIPVACVINARGMAQTVAAIGLGLARYRPEMQFHGLVANALGSERHRQLIEDSLPDDVRLLAALPREEHLALPSRHLGLVQPGEQDDPDNLSLEARLEAAANLLEGQALTELPPTVAFEPQNIDTPPTALAGKRIGIARDAAFSFIYAANVRLLEAMGAELCWFSPLADTSLPESLDALWLPGGYPELYAAVLGANHGMCQAIQQFDEQGLPILAECGGMLYLQQTLTDQHGICHPMAGVLPGHGEMRTKRGCQGMQSAPLPEGEIRGHAHHHSRSHDTLTPMAHGRRASHPAPGEAIFRRGRLNASYLHLFFPSNPEAVAALLGGTMDGRPVPGASAHAKSCSHVE